From Sodalis glossinidius str. 'morsitans', the proteins below share one genomic window:
- the mntP gene encoding manganese efflux pump MntP, with amino-acid sequence MNLSATLILAFGMSMDAFAASVGKGATLHKPALREALRTGLIFGVIEAITPLIGWGLGLLSSQYIMRWDHWVAFTLLAFLGGRMVLAGWKQQPLETSLVGKHSLGVLIATAIATSLDALAIGVGLAMLQVNILHAALLIGLATLIMSTIGMLLGRFVGPCLGSKAEIIGGLILIGIGCNILYSHIGEAMLAHLPG; translated from the coding sequence ATGAACCTTTCCGCCACACTGATTCTTGCCTTTGGCATGTCGATGGATGCCTTTGCCGCCTCCGTTGGCAAAGGCGCCACGCTGCACAAGCCCGCGCTACGAGAAGCGCTGCGCACCGGACTGATTTTCGGCGTAATAGAAGCCATCACCCCGCTTATCGGCTGGGGGCTTGGTTTGCTGTCCAGCCAATATATTATGCGTTGGGATCACTGGGTGGCGTTTACCCTGTTGGCGTTTCTGGGCGGTCGGATGGTTCTGGCGGGCTGGAAACAGCAGCCGTTAGAGACGTCGCTGGTCGGCAAGCATAGTCTAGGCGTGCTGATCGCTACCGCCATCGCGACCAGCCTTGATGCACTGGCCATCGGTGTGGGTTTGGCGATGCTGCAAGTCAATATCCTCCACGCCGCGCTGCTTATCGGTCTCGCCACCTTGATTATGTCCACCATCGGCATGCTGCTGGGACGTTTTGTCGGCCCTTGTCTGGGCAGTAAAGCGGAAATCATCGGCGGCCTGATTCTCATCGGCATCGGCTGTAACATACTTTACAGCCATATCGGCGAGGCTATGCTCGCCCATCTGCCCGGTTAA
- the cspE gene encoding transcription antiterminator/RNA stability regulator CspE encodes MAKIKGQVKWFNESKGFGFITPADGSKDVFVHFSAIQGNGFKTLAEGQNVEFEIQDGQKGPSAVNVTAL; translated from the coding sequence ATGGCAAAGATTAAAGGTCAAGTGAAGTGGTTCAATGAGTCTAAAGGTTTTGGTTTCATCACTCCGGCCGATGGCAGCAAAGACGTGTTTGTTCACTTCTCCGCTATTCAGGGTAACGGTTTCAAAACCCTGGCTGAAGGCCAGAACGTTGAATTCGAAATCCAGGATGGCCAGAAAGGCCCTTCAGCAGTTAACGTAACTGCCCTGTAA
- the pgeF gene encoding peptidoglycan editing factor PgeF: MTAYSSLLTSIPGVAHGFGDKESLMPERLQSWQTTLPDKKQVHGTAIGWVRRPGEALGELDGVITDVPGILLTVLTADCLPVLFCRRDGRRIGAVHAGWRGLLAGILGEFAATLDATGDRPSQWVAVIGPAAGPCCYEVSQALVDEFKQRLPLPAAVIAPRPHHLDLAAIARQQLLTLGFNTVDTIGHCTLCCPAPAPENGMRYTSFRRNSKQREHNPAHPPISGRNQHSGLIILPDDATAGFNGIPD, translated from the coding sequence ATGACCGCTTATTCTTCCCTGCTAACCTCCATCCCCGGGGTGGCGCACGGTTTTGGCGACAAGGAGTCGCTCATGCCTGAAAGGCTTCAGTCCTGGCAAACAACGCTGCCGGATAAGAAGCAGGTTCATGGTACCGCCATCGGCTGGGTGCGCCGGCCGGGCGAGGCGCTTGGCGAACTTGACGGCGTCATCACCGATGTTCCCGGTATACTGCTAACGGTGCTTACCGCTGACTGTCTGCCTGTGCTGTTCTGTCGCCGCGACGGTCGACGTATCGGCGCAGTGCACGCGGGCTGGCGCGGTTTGCTGGCGGGGATCCTCGGGGAATTTGCCGCTACGCTTGATGCGACGGGCGATAGACCATCACAGTGGGTTGCTGTGATTGGGCCCGCGGCCGGACCGTGCTGTTATGAAGTCAGTCAGGCGCTGGTGGATGAATTCAAGCAACGACTGCCACTACCGGCCGCGGTTATCGCGCCGCGTCCGCACCATCTGGATTTGGCGGCCATTGCCCGGCAGCAGTTATTAACGCTTGGTTTCAATACGGTCGACACGATCGGTCATTGCACACTTTGTTGCCCGGCGCCAGCGCCGGAAAATGGCATGCGCTATACCAGTTTTCGCCGCAATAGCAAACAGCGGGAGCATAATCCTGCCCATCCCCCCATCAGTGGCCGCAATCAGCACAGCGGGCTTATCATTCTGCCGGACGACGCTACGGCGGGGTTTAACGGGATACCCGATTGA